A region from the Corynebacterium halotolerans YIM 70093 = DSM 44683 genome encodes:
- a CDS encoding isoprenyl transferase: MVRVSVDLTPPDIPAKFLPRHIALVMDGNGRWAEQRGLKRTEGHKRGEAVLMEAVDACLAMGVDYLSAYAFSTENWRRSADEVRFLMGFNRDVLHRQRDILHEKGVRVRWVGRRPRLWRSVIRELEVAEELTRDNTRMTLAMCVNYGGRAEIIDAAREIAAQAARGELRPEQISEKNFSRWLDEPDMPDVDLFLRPSGEKRTSNFLLWQSAYAEMVYQDKLFPDFSAQDLFAAVEEYARRDRRFGGTKSK, from the coding sequence ATGGTGCGCGTGAGCGTAGACCTGACACCCCCGGACATCCCCGCCAAGTTCCTTCCCCGCCACATCGCCCTGGTGATGGACGGGAACGGCCGCTGGGCCGAGCAGCGCGGTCTGAAGCGCACCGAGGGCCACAAGCGCGGCGAGGCCGTGCTCATGGAGGCCGTCGACGCCTGCCTGGCCATGGGGGTGGACTACCTGTCCGCCTACGCCTTCTCCACGGAGAACTGGCGGCGTTCCGCCGACGAGGTCCGTTTCCTCATGGGCTTCAACCGGGACGTGCTGCACCGCCAGCGCGATATCCTCCACGAGAAGGGCGTGCGGGTGCGCTGGGTGGGCCGCCGCCCGCGCCTGTGGCGCTCGGTCATCCGCGAGCTGGAGGTCGCGGAGGAGCTGACCAGGGACAACACGAGGATGACGCTGGCGATGTGCGTCAATTACGGGGGCCGCGCCGAGATCATCGACGCCGCCCGCGAGATTGCCGCGCAGGCCGCCCGCGGGGAGCTGCGCCCCGAGCAGATCAGCGAGAAGAACTTCTCCCGGTGGCTGGACGAGCCGGACATGCCGGATGTGGATCTGTTCCTGCGGCCCTCGGGGGAGAAGCGGACGTCGAATTTCCTGCTCTGGCAGTCGGCGTACGCGGAGATGGTCTACCAGGACAAGCTGTTCCCGGACTTCTCCGCGCAGGACCTCTTCGCGGCCGTCGAGGAGTACGCTCGTCGTGACCGCCGGTTCGGCGGAACCAAGAGCAAGTAA
- the recO gene encoding DNA repair protein RecO, which produces MRRESYRDRAVVVRTHDFGEADRIIVLLTREHGLVRGVAKGVRRSKSRFGSRLQHFVDLDVQLYPGRNLETVTGADTVAYYGSGIIDDYERYTAACAALETAERLAVADADREPWLYDHVTETLARMQTTEHPTLVLDAFLLQAMAHAGWAPSLFDCAQCGASGPHHAFHPAVGGAACTQCRPSGSAEVPEEALHLMWLLSKSHWPAALEIARAGGGRHLADTAHRLTRAHLQWHLEQKVTSLTVMDQS; this is translated from the coding sequence GTGCGCCGGGAGTCCTACCGCGACCGGGCCGTGGTGGTGCGCACCCACGATTTCGGGGAGGCCGACCGCATCATCGTCCTGCTCACGCGCGAACACGGCCTGGTGCGCGGCGTCGCCAAGGGGGTGCGGCGCTCGAAGTCCCGCTTCGGCTCCCGCCTGCAGCACTTCGTGGATCTCGACGTCCAGCTCTACCCGGGCCGCAACCTCGAGACCGTCACCGGCGCGGACACCGTCGCCTACTACGGCTCCGGCATCATCGACGACTACGAGCGCTACACCGCCGCCTGCGCCGCCCTGGAGACCGCCGAGCGGCTGGCCGTGGCCGACGCCGACCGGGAGCCCTGGCTCTACGACCACGTCACCGAGACCCTGGCCCGGATGCAGACCACCGAACACCCCACCCTGGTGCTGGACGCCTTCCTGCTGCAGGCCATGGCGCACGCCGGCTGGGCGCCCAGCCTCTTCGACTGCGCCCAGTGCGGGGCGTCCGGCCCGCACCACGCCTTCCACCCGGCCGTCGGCGGCGCCGCGTGCACGCAGTGCCGCCCCTCGGGCTCGGCGGAGGTGCCGGAGGAGGCCCTCCACCTGATGTGGCTGCTGAGCAAATCCCACTGGCCGGCCGCCCTGGAGATCGCCCGCGCCGGGGGCGGGCGCCACCTGGCGGACACCGCGCACCGGCTCACGCGCGCGCATCTGCAGTGGCATCTGGAGCAGAAGGTCACCAGCCTGACGGTCATGGATCAGAGTTGA
- the era gene encoding GTPase Era — MSFTNTPEGFRSGFVSFVGRPNTGKSTLTNALVGEKIAITANQPETTRRPIRGIVHRPDAQIIVVDTPGLHRPRTLLGERLNDVVQETFADVDVIGLTIPADEKIGPGDRWILENVRKVAPKTPIVGIVTKLDKASKDQVGAQLLALHEMLGGESEVVPVSATENTQIDVLLDVLTQQLPEGPKFYPDDHITDEDTESRISELIREAALSGLKDELPHSVAVEVDEILADENSDKLVIHAIIYVERPGQKSIIQGRDGRRMGRIIHNSRQEIIRLLGRNVYLDLRIKVLKNWQTDPKSLGRLGF; from the coding sequence GTGAGCTTCACCAACACCCCGGAGGGCTTCCGCTCCGGCTTCGTCAGCTTCGTCGGCCGCCCCAACACGGGCAAGTCGACCCTCACCAACGCGCTGGTGGGGGAGAAGATCGCCATCACGGCGAATCAGCCGGAGACCACCCGCCGCCCCATCCGCGGCATCGTCCACCGCCCGGACGCCCAGATCATCGTCGTCGACACCCCGGGCCTGCACCGCCCGCGCACCCTGCTGGGTGAACGCCTCAACGACGTCGTCCAGGAGACCTTCGCCGACGTCGACGTCATCGGCCTGACCATCCCGGCGGACGAGAAGATCGGCCCCGGCGACCGCTGGATCCTGGAGAACGTGCGCAAGGTCGCGCCGAAGACCCCGATCGTCGGCATCGTCACCAAGCTGGACAAGGCCAGCAAGGACCAGGTCGGTGCGCAGCTGCTGGCCCTGCACGAGATGCTCGGCGGCGAGTCCGAGGTCGTGCCGGTCTCCGCGACGGAGAACACGCAGATCGACGTCCTGCTGGACGTGCTCACGCAGCAGCTGCCGGAGGGCCCGAAGTTCTACCCGGACGACCACATCACCGACGAGGACACCGAGTCCCGCATCTCGGAGCTCATCCGCGAGGCCGCGCTGTCCGGCCTGAAGGACGAGCTGCCGCACTCGGTGGCCGTGGAGGTCGACGAGATCCTCGCCGACGAGAACTCCGACAAGCTGGTCATCCACGCCATCATCTACGTCGAGCGCCCGGGGCAGAAGTCCATCATCCAGGGCCGCGACGGCCGCCGCATGGGGCGCATCATCCACAACTCGCGGCAGGAGATCATCCGGCTGCTGGGCCGGAACGTCTACCTGGACCTGCGCATCAAGGTGCTCAAGAACTGGCAGACCGACCCGAAGTCCCTGGGACGTCTGGGGTTCTAG
- the pdxY gene encoding pyridoxal kinase PdxY, which yields MNILSIQSAVAYGHVGNAGAVFPLQRLGHEVWPVHTVNFSNHTAYDTVRGREFSAAQVADVILGIEELGVFGEIDVVLSGYQGGHEIAEVITDTVARVRQVNPNAVYSCDPVMGNAVFGRFVAEEIPELMRSLVVPAADILTPNQWELGVLTGRQGTDLATTLAAVESLRQAGPRAVLVTSVQRPDRPAGTVEMLAVDDRGAWIVRTPHVPRKFVGTGDVAAALFTGHYVSNGDAADALARTASSMFDLITATDEAGSEELKLVESQEYYVRPRMQFEVERV from the coding sequence ATGAACATCCTGTCCATCCAGTCCGCGGTGGCCTACGGGCACGTGGGCAACGCTGGCGCGGTGTTCCCCCTGCAGCGACTGGGGCATGAGGTGTGGCCGGTCCACACGGTCAACTTCTCCAACCACACCGCCTACGACACGGTCCGGGGCCGGGAATTCTCGGCCGCCCAGGTCGCCGACGTCATCCTCGGCATCGAGGAACTCGGCGTGTTCGGCGAGATCGACGTCGTGCTCTCCGGCTACCAGGGCGGCCACGAGATCGCCGAGGTCATCACGGACACCGTCGCCCGGGTCAGGCAGGTCAACCCGAACGCCGTGTACTCCTGTGATCCGGTGATGGGCAACGCCGTCTTCGGTCGCTTCGTCGCCGAGGAGATCCCGGAGCTCATGCGCTCCCTGGTGGTGCCGGCCGCGGACATCCTCACCCCCAACCAGTGGGAACTCGGGGTGCTCACCGGCCGGCAGGGCACCGATCTGGCGACCACCCTCGCGGCCGTGGAGTCGTTGCGGCAGGCCGGCCCGCGGGCCGTGCTGGTTACCTCGGTGCAGCGGCCCGATCGCCCGGCGGGCACCGTGGAGATGCTGGCCGTCGACGACCGCGGGGCCTGGATCGTGCGCACCCCGCACGTGCCGCGCAAGTTCGTGGGCACCGGGGACGTGGCCGCCGCCCTGTTCACCGGCCACTACGTGTCGAACGGCGACGCCGCCGACGCCCTGGCCCGCACCGCCTCCAGCATGTTCGACCTCATCACGGCCACCGACGAGGCGGGCTCCGAGGAGCTGAAGCTGGTGGAGAGCCAGGAATACTACGTGCGGCCCCGGATGCAGTTCGAGGTCGAGCGGGTGTAG
- the pdxY gene encoding pyridoxal kinase PdxY — translation MNILSIQSSVAYGHVGNSAAVFPLQRLGHEVWPVYTVNYSNHTGYGSWRGPMIPAEDVADIIRGIEERGMLGEVDAVLSGYQGGSDIADVIIDAVARVKAANPKAVYSCDPVMGNAKSGCHVADAIPPLLRDRVVPVADIISPNQFELGYLTGMEATDLDSTLKAVEAARRMGPSTVLVTSVERPDRPEGTIEMLAVNDSGAWLVQTPHLPFKRNGSGDVTTALFTGHYVSTGDAADALARTASSVFDLVENTYRADSRELRLIESQEAYANPRMQFQVNKL, via the coding sequence GTGAACATCCTCTCCATCCAGTCCTCCGTCGCCTACGGCCACGTCGGTAACTCCGCCGCGGTATTCCCCCTCCAGCGTCTGGGTCACGAGGTGTGGCCCGTCTACACCGTCAACTACTCCAACCACACCGGCTACGGCTCCTGGCGCGGCCCAATGATTCCGGCCGAGGACGTCGCGGACATCATCCGCGGCATCGAGGAGCGCGGCATGCTCGGCGAGGTCGACGCCGTGCTCTCCGGCTACCAGGGCGGATCCGATATCGCGGATGTGATCATCGACGCCGTCGCCCGCGTCAAGGCCGCCAACCCGAAGGCCGTGTACTCCTGCGACCCGGTGATGGGCAACGCGAAGTCCGGCTGCCACGTCGCCGACGCCATCCCGCCGCTGCTGCGCGACCGCGTCGTCCCGGTGGCCGACATCATCAGCCCGAACCAGTTCGAGCTGGGCTACCTCACCGGCATGGAGGCCACCGACCTGGACTCCACGCTCAAGGCCGTGGAGGCCGCCCGGCGGATGGGTCCGTCCACCGTGCTGGTCACCTCCGTGGAGCGCCCCGACCGCCCCGAGGGCACGATCGAGATGCTCGCCGTCAACGACTCCGGTGCCTGGCTCGTCCAGACCCCGCACCTGCCGTTCAAGCGCAACGGCTCCGGCGACGTCACCACCGCACTGTTCACCGGCCACTACGTCTCCACGGGTGATGCCGCCGACGCCCTGGCGCGCACCGCCTCGAGCGTGTTCGACCTGGTGGAGAACACCTACCGGGCCGATTCCCGTGAGCTGCGGCTGATCGAGTCCCAGGAGGCGTACGCGAACCCGCGGATGCAGTTCCAGGTCAACAAGCTCTGA
- a CDS encoding hemolysin family protein, with product MDVEIVLLCTATVLALFASGLLDSIESAVSAISRARVEGMVKDDVSGARNLLKVLDRRADHINLLVLLRTLLSATATVFAAALAIEFLDSTGWAFAVAILGVTLVSYAVVGLFGRTMGRKNPYSVSLRSAMVLSTLTRILGPVARLLIWLGNLIAPGSGFRDGPYATEVELREMVDIAQEHGIVEVEERRMIQSVFDLASTTARQVMVPRPEMIWIEADKHAGQATSLCVRSGHSRIPVVGENIDDIVGVIYLKDLVHRTYHRTDGGRGVRVSEVMRPPTFVPDSKNLDAMLHEMQRDHTHLAMLVDEYGGIAGLITMEDILEEIVGEIADEYDAREVAPVEQIGQRTYRVVSRLSLEDLGKHVHDHLDTDLEFTEEIQDQVDTVAGLIAYEMGRVPLPGTAVESCGLKLVAEGGNDRRGRIRVRSVLVEVLDPALAEGEELVGEFTD from the coding sequence ATGGACGTGGAGATAGTACTCCTCTGCACTGCCACTGTTCTTGCGCTGTTTGCCTCCGGCCTGCTGGACTCCATCGAGTCCGCGGTCAGCGCCATCTCGCGCGCCCGCGTCGAGGGGATGGTCAAGGACGACGTCTCCGGCGCCCGCAACCTGCTCAAGGTGCTGGACCGGCGGGCCGACCACATCAACCTGCTGGTCCTGCTGCGGACCCTGCTCAGCGCCACGGCCACCGTCTTCGCCGCGGCCCTGGCGATCGAGTTCCTCGATTCCACGGGCTGGGCGTTCGCCGTGGCCATCCTCGGCGTCACCCTGGTCAGCTACGCCGTGGTCGGCCTCTTCGGCCGCACCATGGGACGCAAGAACCCCTACTCGGTCTCCCTGCGCTCGGCGATGGTGCTGTCCACCCTGACCCGTATCCTCGGCCCGGTGGCCCGGCTGCTGATCTGGCTGGGCAACCTCATCGCCCCCGGCTCCGGCTTCCGGGACGGGCCCTACGCCACCGAGGTCGAGCTCCGCGAGATGGTCGACATCGCGCAGGAGCACGGCATCGTCGAGGTGGAGGAGCGGCGGATGATCCAGTCCGTCTTCGACCTCGCCTCCACCACCGCGCGCCAGGTGATGGTGCCCCGTCCCGAGATGATCTGGATCGAGGCCGACAAGCACGCCGGCCAGGCCACCAGCCTGTGCGTGCGCTCCGGTCACTCCCGCATCCCGGTGGTCGGCGAGAACATCGACGACATCGTCGGCGTGATCTACCTCAAGGACCTGGTCCACCGGACCTACCACCGCACCGACGGCGGCCGCGGCGTGCGGGTCTCCGAGGTCATGCGCCCGCCGACCTTCGTGCCCGACTCCAAGAACCTCGACGCCATGCTGCACGAGATGCAGCGCGACCACACGCACCTGGCCATGCTCGTCGACGAGTACGGGGGCATCGCCGGGCTGATCACCATGGAGGACATCCTCGAGGAGATCGTGGGCGAGATCGCCGACGAGTACGACGCCCGCGAGGTCGCCCCCGTGGAACAGATCGGGCAGCGCACCTACCGGGTGGTCTCGCGCCTGTCCCTGGAGGACCTGGGCAAGCACGTCCACGACCACCTGGACACCGACCTCGAGTTCACCGAGGAGATCCAGGACCAGGTGGACACCGTCGCCGGCCTCATCGCCTACGAGATGGGGCGCGTTCCCCTGCCCGGCACCGCCGTGGAGTCCTGCGGGCTGAAACTCGTGGCCGAGGGCGGCAACGACCGCCGCGGCCGCATCCGCGTGCGCTCCGTGCTGGTGGAGGTCCTCGACCCCGCGCTGGCCGAGGGCGAGGAACTGGTCGGGGAGTTCACGGACTAG
- the ybeY gene encoding rRNA maturation RNase YbeY, translating to MSIEVFNEAGYGGVNEEMLIDVASFALGELDIHPDAEASIHIVDQPTIADLHVRWLDLEGPTDVMTFPMDELAPGGGGRPDAAVPGPSMLGDIVLCPEFAARQAEAAGHGLDHELALLTVHGCLHLLGYDHATPAEEREMFGLQNELLADWYDDVAKRGIRYQPKPTGPQAFPTAADRLALDEIVPGGGLPAVGEPQKPRSPREDES from the coding sequence GTGAGCATCGAGGTCTTCAACGAAGCCGGTTACGGGGGCGTCAACGAGGAGATGCTCATCGACGTCGCGTCGTTCGCGCTCGGGGAGCTGGACATCCACCCCGACGCCGAGGCCAGCATCCACATCGTCGACCAGCCCACCATCGCCGACCTGCATGTGCGCTGGCTCGACCTGGAGGGACCCACCGACGTGATGACCTTCCCCATGGACGAGCTGGCGCCCGGCGGGGGCGGGCGTCCCGACGCCGCGGTGCCCGGGCCCTCCATGCTCGGCGACATCGTGCTCTGCCCCGAATTCGCCGCCCGGCAGGCCGAGGCCGCCGGGCATGGCCTGGACCACGAGCTGGCGCTGCTGACCGTCCACGGCTGCCTGCACCTGCTCGGCTACGACCACGCCACCCCCGCCGAGGAACGCGAGATGTTCGGCCTGCAGAACGAGCTGCTGGCCGACTGGTACGACGACGTCGCCAAGCGGGGCATCCGGTACCAGCCCAAGCCCACCGGCCCGCAGGCCTTCCCGACGGCCGCCGACCGGCTGGCCCTCGACGAGATCGTGCCCGGCGGCGGCCTCCCCGCCGTCGGTGAACCCCAGAAGCCCCGAAGTCCCCGGGAGGACGAGTCCTAG
- a CDS encoding PhoH family protein, which translates to MAAQPTPEVVTRTVELDAAHANVVLGTNDDNLRVLDNQIDADVFARGHVVRLTGPDHEVARGVKVLEELESIARRGHVISPDSVKHAVSIVTVEAPQSVSQVLASDIIARRGRAIRPKTLGQKRYVDAIDDSTIVFGLGPAGSGKTYLAVAKAVQALQSKQVSRIILTRPAVEAGEKLGFLPGTLNEKIDPYLRPLYDALRDMIDPEMIPKLMEAGIIEVAPLAYMRGRTLNDAFVILDEAQNTTPAQMKMFLTRLGFGSQMVVTGDITQVDLPGGQKSGLRLVRHILRGVEGVHFEEFGSQDVVRHALVGRIVDAYEAYDERMERAEQQRREN; encoded by the coding sequence GTGGCAGCACAACCAACTCCCGAGGTCGTCACCAGGACCGTCGAACTCGACGCGGCCCACGCCAACGTGGTCCTCGGCACCAACGACGACAACCTCCGCGTGCTCGACAACCAGATCGACGCCGACGTCTTCGCCCGCGGGCACGTGGTGCGGTTGACCGGGCCGGACCACGAGGTCGCCCGGGGCGTGAAGGTGCTCGAGGAGCTCGAGTCCATCGCCCGCCGCGGGCACGTGATCTCCCCGGACTCGGTCAAGCACGCCGTCTCGATCGTCACGGTCGAGGCCCCGCAGTCCGTGTCGCAGGTGCTCGCCTCCGACATCATCGCCCGCCGCGGCAGGGCCATCCGCCCCAAGACCCTGGGCCAGAAGCGCTACGTCGACGCCATCGACGACAGCACCATCGTCTTCGGCCTCGGCCCCGCCGGTTCCGGCAAGACCTACCTGGCGGTGGCCAAGGCGGTGCAGGCGCTGCAGTCCAAGCAGGTCTCGCGCATCATCCTCACCCGCCCGGCCGTCGAGGCGGGCGAGAAGCTGGGCTTCCTGCCCGGCACGCTGAACGAGAAGATCGACCCCTACCTGCGCCCGCTGTATGACGCCCTGCGTGACATGATCGACCCGGAGATGATCCCGAAGCTCATGGAGGCGGGCATCATCGAGGTCGCCCCGCTGGCCTACATGCGCGGGCGCACGCTCAACGACGCCTTCGTCATTCTCGACGAGGCCCAGAACACCACCCCGGCGCAGATGAAGATGTTCCTCACCCGCCTGGGATTCGGCTCGCAGATGGTGGTCACCGGCGACATCACCCAGGTGGACCTGCCCGGCGGGCAGAAGTCCGGCCTGCGGCTGGTCCGCCACATCCTCCGCGGCGTCGAGGGCGTGCACTTCGAGGAATTCGGCAGCCAGGACGTCGTCCGGCACGCGCTGGTCGGGCGCATCGTCGACGCCTACGAGGCCTACGATGAGCGCATGGAACGTGCTGAGCAACAGCGGAGGGAGAACTGA
- a CDS encoding 16S rRNA (uracil(1498)-N(3))-methyltransferase codes for MSLPVFLHDGPFEDTVELGGAEARHAVTVKRVQPGEHLLLVDGRGTWAEVEVTATSGKERLSAEVITHGITPEPTPRVTVVQALPKSERSELAVDLATQAGADAIIPWQSERTIARWTGPKVAKGVAKWEAAALAAAKQSRRTRIPVIGQPVSTNELAGLIAGETALILHEDSATPLREVDLTGVGSLYLIVGPEGGIGEDEVARLREAGARPVRLGPEVLRTASAAMVALSALGVLTSRW; via the coding sequence ATGAGTCTCCCGGTCTTCCTTCACGACGGCCCCTTCGAGGACACCGTCGAACTCGGCGGCGCGGAGGCCCGCCACGCCGTCACCGTCAAGCGCGTCCAACCGGGCGAGCATCTGCTGCTGGTCGACGGCCGCGGCACCTGGGCCGAGGTCGAGGTCACCGCGACCTCGGGCAAGGAGCGGCTGAGCGCGGAGGTCATCACGCACGGGATCACACCGGAGCCCACGCCGCGGGTCACGGTCGTGCAGGCGCTGCCGAAGTCGGAGCGCTCCGAGCTGGCCGTCGACCTGGCCACCCAGGCCGGGGCCGATGCGATCATCCCGTGGCAGTCCGAGCGCACCATCGCCAGGTGGACCGGGCCGAAGGTGGCCAAGGGTGTCGCGAAGTGGGAGGCCGCAGCCCTGGCCGCGGCGAAGCAGTCGCGGCGCACCCGCATTCCCGTCATCGGCCAGCCGGTGAGCACGAATGAGCTCGCCGGGCTGATCGCGGGGGAGACCGCGCTCATCCTGCACGAGGACTCGGCCACCCCGCTGCGCGAGGTCGACCTCACCGGGGTGGGTAGCCTGTACCTGATCGTCGGGCCCGAGGGCGGCATCGGCGAGGACGAGGTCGCCCGGCTGCGGGAGGCCGGTGCCCGGCCCGTGCGGCTCGGCCCGGAGGTGCTGCGGACGGCGAGCGCCGCGATGGTGGCGCTGTCCGCACTCGGAGTGCTCACTTCCCGCTGGTAG
- the dnaJ gene encoding molecular chaperone DnaJ, with translation MARDYYGILGVDRSASDQEIKKAYRKLARKYHPDVNPSEEAAEKFREVSVAHEVLTDPEKRRIVDMGGDPMEQATGGPGGFGGFGGGGLGDIFEAFFGGSGGPSSRGPRSRVQPGNDALLRVAVTLEEAYSGAKKDITVDTAVVCDHCEGSGSESKAAPVTCDNCGGAGEVQEVQRSFLGNVLTTRPCPKCSGFGEVITDPCKKCGGDGRVKKRRDLVVNIPAGINDGMRIRMAGQGEVGHGGGPAGDLYVEIVTRPHKVFVRDGDNLHLTVRVPMIDAALGTTFTVDNLAGEELTLEVEAGTQPGEEIRLSGAGMPRLRAEGNGDLIAHVDVTVPTELDGHTRELLEKIRDHRGEDTAVNEEGEGTGFFSRLRDRFGL, from the coding sequence GTGGCTCGTGACTATTACGGCATTCTGGGTGTGGATCGCTCCGCCTCCGATCAGGAGATCAAGAAGGCCTACCGCAAGCTGGCCCGCAAATATCACCCGGATGTGAACCCCTCTGAGGAGGCCGCCGAGAAGTTCCGCGAGGTCTCCGTGGCCCACGAGGTGCTCACGGACCCGGAGAAGCGCCGCATCGTCGACATGGGCGGCGATCCGATGGAGCAGGCCACCGGTGGCCCGGGTGGCTTCGGTGGCTTCGGCGGCGGTGGCCTCGGCGATATCTTCGAGGCCTTCTTCGGTGGTTCCGGTGGGCCCTCCTCCCGGGGCCCGCGTTCGCGCGTCCAGCCGGGCAATGACGCCCTGTTGCGCGTCGCCGTCACCCTCGAGGAGGCGTATTCCGGGGCGAAGAAGGACATCACCGTCGACACCGCCGTGGTCTGCGACCACTGTGAGGGCAGCGGCTCGGAGTCGAAGGCCGCGCCCGTCACCTGTGACAACTGTGGGGGCGCGGGCGAGGTGCAGGAGGTCCAGCGTTCTTTCCTGGGCAACGTCCTGACCACCCGCCCCTGCCCGAAGTGCTCCGGTTTCGGCGAGGTCATCACCGATCCCTGCAAGAAGTGCGGCGGCGATGGCCGCGTGAAGAAGCGCCGCGACCTGGTGGTCAACATCCCGGCGGGCATCAACGACGGCATGCGCATCCGCATGGCCGGGCAGGGTGAGGTCGGCCACGGCGGTGGTCCCGCCGGCGACCTCTACGTGGAGATCGTCACCCGTCCGCACAAGGTCTTCGTCCGCGACGGCGACAACCTGCACCTGACCGTCCGGGTGCCGATGATCGACGCCGCCCTGGGCACCACCTTCACCGTGGACAACCTCGCCGGCGAGGAGCTGACCCTCGAGGTCGAGGCCGGCACCCAGCCCGGTGAGGAGATCCGTCTGAGCGGCGCCGGCATGCCGCGTCTGCGCGCGGAGGGCAACGGCGACCTCATCGCGCACGTCGATGTCACCGTGCCCACCGAGCTCGACGGCCACACCCGTGAGCTGCTGGAGAAGATCCGCGATCACCGCGGCGAGGACACGGCCGTCAACGAGGAGGGCGAGGGCACCGGCTTCTTCTCCCGCCTGCGCGACCGCTTCGGGCTCTGA
- the hrcA gene encoding heat-inducible transcriptional repressor HrcA, whose product MAGSTDQRRDEVLRAIVADYIASQEPVGSKALLERHHLNVSSATIRNDMAVLESEGYIVQQHASSGRIPTEKGYRQFVDSIHDIKPLSTAERRAIVGFLEEGVDLEDVLRRSVQLLAQLTRQAAVVQLPTLKVSRVKHCEVVPLSPVRLLLVLITDTGRVDQRNVELEEPLDPEQVLQLRDLLNDALVGKTLTDASTSLAELPEHAPAELRTAALFAATTLIETLVDQPSDRLILAGTSNLTRISRDFPVGLPLLIEALEEQVVVLKLLANVPDLGNVSVLIGEENENEELHSASIVTTAYGSDGAALGGLGVVGPTFMDYPGTISKVSAVARYVSRVLSGE is encoded by the coding sequence ATGGCCGGATCGACCGACCAGCGCCGCGATGAGGTCCTGCGCGCCATCGTCGCCGACTACATCGCCTCCCAGGAACCCGTCGGCTCGAAGGCGCTGCTCGAGCGCCACCACCTCAACGTCTCCTCGGCCACCATCCGCAACGACATGGCCGTCCTCGAGTCCGAGGGCTATATCGTCCAGCAGCACGCCAGCTCGGGCCGCATCCCCACGGAGAAGGGGTACCGCCAGTTCGTCGACTCCATCCACGACATCAAGCCGCTGTCGACCGCCGAGCGGCGCGCCATCGTGGGCTTCCTCGAGGAGGGCGTGGACCTGGAGGACGTCCTGCGGCGTTCGGTCCAGCTGCTGGCCCAGCTCACCCGCCAGGCGGCCGTCGTCCAGCTGCCCACCCTCAAGGTCTCGCGCGTCAAGCACTGCGAGGTCGTCCCGCTGAGCCCGGTGCGCCTGCTGCTCGTGCTGATCACGGACACCGGCCGCGTGGACCAGCGCAACGTGGAGCTGGAGGAACCGCTGGACCCGGAACAGGTGCTCCAGCTGCGCGACCTGCTCAACGACGCGCTCGTCGGCAAGACCCTGACCGACGCCTCGACCTCCCTGGCGGAGCTGCCGGAGCACGCGCCGGCGGAACTGCGCACCGCGGCCCTGTTCGCGGCGACCACGCTGATCGAGACCCTGGTCGACCAGCCCTCGGACCGCCTCATCCTCGCGGGCACCTCGAACCTGACCCGCATCTCCCGGGACTTCCCGGTCGGCCTGCCCCTGCTCATCGAGGCGCTCGAGGAGCAGGTGGTGGTGCTCAAGCTCCTGGCGAACGTGCCGGACCTGGGCAACGTGAGCGTGCTCATCGGCGAGGAGAACGAGAACGAGGAGCTGCATTCGGCGTCGATCGTCACCACCGCGTACGGTTCGGACGGGGCGGCCCTCGGCGGGTTGGGCGTGGTCGGCCCGACGTTCATGGACTACCCGGGGACGATCTCGAAGGTCTCGGCCGTCGCCCGGTATGTCAGCCGGGTACTGTCCGGCGAGTAG